Proteins encoded in a region of the Paenibacillus pedocola genome:
- a CDS encoding DUF2161 family putative PD-(D/E)XK-type phosphodiesterase: MAVKHETELYAPLKAFFERQGYSVKGEVRTCDLVGLREGEELPLIVEMKKTFNLALLLQGVERLRLSPNVYLAVERVRDKKGAVNQRWGELSGLCRRLGLGLITIVFYKTKAPLVEVLAEPGDAPPQVRSGARRREKLLYEFRERSGDYNTGGSTRVKLVTAYREKALRVALALQAAEAEAALGLLDGRAKRSRAPKAGAAAPAEGPAAAQARAGITPAELRRRSGVPGAAAMLQRNYYGWFTRVNRGRYALTPAGTAALLEYAAITEASAGKV; the protein is encoded by the coding sequence ATGGCAGTAAAACATGAAACGGAGCTTTACGCTCCTTTGAAGGCTTTTTTTGAGCGTCAGGGCTATTCGGTCAAAGGCGAGGTACGGACCTGCGATCTGGTCGGCCTGCGGGAGGGGGAGGAGCTGCCGCTTATTGTCGAGATGAAAAAAACGTTCAACCTCGCCCTGCTGCTGCAGGGAGTTGAACGACTGCGCCTCAGCCCCAATGTCTACCTCGCCGTGGAACGCGTCCGTGACAAAAAAGGCGCGGTGAACCAGCGCTGGGGCGAGCTCAGCGGGCTGTGCCGCCGCCTCGGCCTCGGGCTGATCACTATCGTCTTCTACAAGACGAAGGCCCCGCTGGTCGAGGTGCTCGCGGAGCCGGGCGACGCGCCGCCCCAGGTCCGCAGCGGCGCGCGGCGGCGCGAGAAGCTGCTCTATGAGTTCCGCGAGCGCAGCGGGGACTACAACACCGGCGGCAGCACGCGCGTCAAGCTCGTGACTGCCTACCGTGAGAAGGCGCTGCGCGTCGCGCTCGCGCTGCAGGCTGCTGAGGCCGAAGCCGCGCTCGGCCTCTTGGATGGGCGCGCTAAGCGGAGCCGCGCGCCTAAGGCAGGCGCAGCAGCGCCTGCAGAAGGCCCGGCGGCTGCGCAGGCCCGGGCCGGCATCACGCCCGCCGAGCTGCGCCGGCGGAGCGGTGTGCCCGGCGCTGCGGCGATGCTGCAGCGCAACTACTACGGCTGGTTCACCCGGGTGAACCGCGGCCGCTACGCGCTGACGCCGGCGGGAACGGCGGCGCTGCTGGAATATGCTGCGATCACTGAGGCCAGTGCGGGCAAGGTCTAG
- a CDS encoding GH36-type glycosyl hydrolase domain-containing protein translates to MNQKSTPNWQFTGNNGEFSLEHPDRSSFLYFPLVNEGGMMSSISPQLHGQVTTGHNTFLTPPISVEDLHNSRGSRNFWVYVEGKGAWSAAGNSARQHAQAYSDSADESLLEAGLLWHRISRENRELGIKADVTSFVPCGTDQVELMKIVLTNTGTEEIRITPTAAIPLYARSADDLRDHRHVTSLLNRIYTSAYGVEVQPALSFDERGHRVNHTSYGVFGAEEEGGQPAGFFPVQEDFIGEGGSLDWPEAVVLNAEPQIGHGGGIHKEGYEALGGLRFASAALLPGQSRSYVVVLAIESDRINISRLMSKYGSSAAFEAHLEENKLFWAGKVNTVEFHTADDTADQWMKWVTLQPVLRRLYGNSFLPYHDYGRGGRGWRDLWQDCLALLIMEPGDVRSLLLNNYAGVRIDGSNATIIGQQPGEFIADRNNIPRVWMDHGAWPLMTTMLYLNQSGDLDFLLQEQTYFRDSFMSRCRERDSSWEAAAGSSLRTAAGDIYKGTILEHILLQNLVPFFNVGEHNNILLEGADWNDGLDMAAQRGESVTFTAFYASNLYELSMLLRTLKERTGQKTLELAEEMVLLLDSIGDAVDYTSVSAKLERLNRFYAAAPNVVSGIRAKLDIEQVAGDLAQKAEWIFAHLRKNEWVASEHGDGWFNGYYNNDGERVEGETAEGVRMTLTGQVFPLLGHAAAPEQIPHIIAAVERNLYDEKIGYRLNSNFGGIQQNLGRAFGFAFGHKENGAMFSHMTVMYGNALYKRGYVREGRKVLDSLYNLSANFELSRIYPGVPEYINEQGRGMYTYLTGSASWLLLTMVTEVFGVKGQLGDLRLEPKLAKEQFDQEGKASIKTLFADRQLEVVYTSTGSAGYGEYQIHSVTLNGAEVTLQRVSEGVVIPRDVLSALPEGQVHQLQVGLA, encoded by the coding sequence GTGAATCAAAAGAGCACGCCTAACTGGCAGTTCACCGGGAACAACGGAGAGTTCAGCCTTGAGCACCCTGACCGGAGCAGCTTTTTATATTTTCCCTTGGTAAATGAAGGAGGAATGATGTCTTCAATCAGCCCGCAGCTTCACGGTCAGGTGACTACAGGGCATAATACCTTCCTGACACCGCCAATATCAGTGGAGGATTTACATAACTCCAGAGGGTCGCGTAATTTCTGGGTCTATGTAGAGGGTAAAGGAGCCTGGTCGGCGGCAGGGAATTCTGCACGCCAGCATGCACAGGCCTACTCGGATTCCGCAGATGAGTCCCTGCTGGAGGCAGGATTACTGTGGCACCGGATATCCCGGGAGAATAGAGAGCTGGGAATTAAAGCGGATGTGACCAGCTTTGTTCCTTGCGGCACAGATCAAGTAGAACTGATGAAGATTGTACTGACGAACACAGGAACAGAGGAAATCAGAATCACCCCGACTGCAGCAATTCCGTTGTATGCACGTTCGGCAGATGATCTGCGGGATCACCGCCACGTTACTTCTCTGCTGAACCGGATATATACCTCAGCGTATGGTGTCGAAGTACAGCCGGCGCTTTCCTTCGACGAACGGGGCCATCGGGTTAATCATACGTCTTACGGTGTATTTGGAGCTGAGGAGGAGGGAGGACAGCCAGCCGGTTTCTTCCCTGTGCAGGAGGATTTTATCGGCGAGGGAGGCAGTCTGGATTGGCCGGAAGCGGTCGTCCTTAATGCGGAACCGCAAATCGGGCATGGCGGCGGCATACATAAAGAGGGCTATGAAGCGCTGGGCGGATTAAGATTTGCCTCGGCAGCACTGCTGCCGGGCCAGAGCCGTTCGTATGTGGTTGTGCTGGCGATAGAGAGCGACCGGATCAACATCTCCAGGCTGATGTCCAAGTACGGCTCTTCCGCTGCTTTTGAGGCGCATCTGGAGGAGAATAAGCTCTTCTGGGCCGGTAAAGTGAATACGGTGGAATTTCACACCGCGGATGACACCGCTGACCAATGGATGAAATGGGTAACGCTGCAGCCGGTGCTCCGCAGACTGTACGGAAACTCTTTTCTGCCATACCATGATTATGGAAGAGGCGGCCGCGGCTGGCGCGATCTGTGGCAGGATTGTCTGGCTCTGCTCATTATGGAGCCGGGCGATGTGCGCAGCCTGCTGCTGAATAATTATGCGGGTGTAAGAATCGACGGCAGTAATGCAACTATAATTGGCCAGCAGCCTGGCGAATTCATCGCCGACCGCAACAACATTCCGCGCGTCTGGATGGACCACGGAGCCTGGCCGCTGATGACCACGATGCTCTACTTGAATCAGAGCGGTGATCTGGACTTCCTGCTGCAGGAGCAGACCTATTTCCGGGATTCCTTCATGAGCCGCTGCCGTGAGCGTGACAGCTCCTGGGAGGCAGCCGCAGGCAGCAGTCTGCGGACAGCAGCCGGGGACATTTATAAAGGGACCATCCTGGAGCATATTCTGCTGCAGAATCTGGTGCCATTCTTCAATGTGGGCGAGCATAACAATATTCTGCTGGAAGGTGCAGACTGGAATGACGGGCTGGATATGGCGGCCCAGCGCGGGGAAAGTGTTACTTTTACCGCCTTCTATGCCAGCAATCTGTATGAACTCTCTATGCTGCTGCGTACTCTGAAAGAACGCACGGGGCAGAAGACGCTGGAATTGGCTGAAGAAATGGTACTGCTGCTGGATTCAATTGGGGATGCAGTGGATTACACTTCTGTATCCGCGAAGCTGGAACGGCTGAACCGCTTCTATGCCGCTGCGCCGAACGTGGTAAGCGGAATCCGTGCTAAACTCGACATTGAGCAGGTGGCAGGCGACCTGGCTCAAAAAGCAGAGTGGATCTTTGCCCATCTGCGCAAGAATGAGTGGGTGGCAAGCGAACATGGCGATGGCTGGTTCAACGGCTACTACAACAATGATGGAGAACGGGTGGAAGGGGAAACGGCTGAAGGTGTCCGCATGACGCTAACAGGCCAGGTATTCCCGCTACTTGGCCATGCTGCGGCACCGGAGCAGATCCCGCACATCATCGCAGCTGTGGAACGCAACCTGTATGACGAGAAAATCGGCTACCGGCTGAATTCCAATTTTGGCGGTATCCAGCAGAATTTGGGGCGGGCATTCGGATTTGCTTTTGGACATAAGGAGAACGGGGCAATGTTCAGTCATATGACCGTAATGTACGGAAATGCGCTTTATAAACGCGGATATGTGCGGGAAGGACGCAAGGTGCTGGATTCGCTGTATAACTTGAGTGCGAATTTTGAGCTTAGCCGGATATATCCCGGGGTTCCAGAGTATATCAATGAACAGGGCAGGGGCATGTATACCTATTTGACCGGCTCAGCCAGCTGGCTTCTGCTGACAATGGTAACCGAGGTGTTTGGTGTGAAAGGGCAGCTCGGCGACTTGCGGCTTGAGCCGAAGCTCGCCAAAGAGCAGTTTGATCAGGAGGGCAAAGCGTCGATCAAGACCCTTTTTGCGGACCGCCAGCTGGAAGTCGTCTACACGTCCACAGGCAGCGCCGGATACGGAGAGTATCAAATACACTCGGTAACACTGAACGGCGCTGAGGTGACGCTTCAGCGCGTCTCAGAAGGTGTTGTGATCCCGCGCGATGTATTGAGTGCCCTGCCGGAAGGGCAGGTTCATCAGCTGCAAGTCGGGCTGGCTTAA
- the serC gene encoding 3-phosphoserine/phosphohydroxythreonine transaminase, with protein MSKRAYNFNAGPAALPLEVLERAQTEFVEFRESGMSIMEMSHRGAIYESVHNEAQERLLSLLGNPEGYKVLFVQGGASTQFAMIPMNLISSGQVGSYVMTGSWADKALKEAKLLGGGHVAASSEDKKFLAIPELSSIKPADNAAYLHITSNETIEGTQYAEYPDTGSIPLIADMSSDILSRSFDVSKFGLIYAGAQKNLGPSGVTVVIAKEELIAKSPSNIPTILRYDTHYKNNSLYNTPPSFSVYMVNEVLKWIEEQGGLAGIESKNRDKAGLLYDHIDGSDGFYRGVAEAGSRSIMNVTFRMQSEELEKQFVKAAEQEGFVGLKGHRSVGGLRASIYNAVPYESVKALADFMNHFRQTQG; from the coding sequence TTGAGCAAGAGAGCATACAATTTTAATGCAGGTCCGGCGGCGCTGCCGCTTGAAGTATTGGAACGCGCACAAACGGAGTTTGTAGAATTCCGCGAAAGCGGAATGTCCATTATGGAGATGTCGCACCGCGGGGCAATATACGAATCCGTGCATAATGAAGCACAGGAGCGTCTGTTGTCACTGCTCGGTAATCCGGAGGGCTATAAGGTATTGTTCGTTCAAGGCGGAGCAAGCACGCAGTTCGCTATGATCCCGATGAACCTCATCTCCAGCGGCCAGGTCGGCAGCTATGTTATGACAGGAAGCTGGGCGGATAAAGCGCTCAAGGAAGCCAAACTGCTGGGTGGCGGACATGTTGCCGCATCCTCAGAGGACAAGAAGTTCCTGGCGATTCCGGAGCTCAGCAGCATCAAGCCGGCCGACAATGCGGCATACCTGCACATCACATCCAATGAGACGATTGAAGGAACACAATATGCAGAGTATCCGGATACGGGTTCCATTCCGCTGATCGCGGACATGTCGAGCGATATTCTGAGCCGTTCGTTTGATGTCAGCAAATTCGGACTGATCTATGCCGGTGCTCAAAAAAATCTCGGGCCTTCGGGGGTAACTGTTGTAATCGCCAAGGAAGAGCTGATTGCCAAATCACCTTCGAACATTCCGACGATTCTGCGGTATGACACGCATTACAAAAACAACTCTCTGTACAATACGCCGCCATCCTTTTCTGTATATATGGTTAATGAAGTGTTAAAATGGATCGAGGAGCAGGGCGGGCTTGCCGGCATCGAATCCAAAAACCGTGACAAAGCCGGTCTGCTGTATGACCATATCGACGGCAGCGACGGTTTCTACCGCGGGGTTGCGGAAGCAGGCAGCCGTTCAATTATGAACGTTACCTTCCGGATGCAGTCGGAAGAGCTGGAGAAGCAATTCGTTAAGGCTGCTGAGCAAGAAGGTTTTGTCGGTCTGAAGGGCCACCGCAGCGTTGGAGGCTTGCGTGCTTCCATCTATAATGCTGTTCCTTATGAGAGCGTCAAGGCACTTGCTGATTTCATGAATCATTTCCGGCAAACTCAAGGCTAA
- a CDS encoding response regulator transcription factor, protein MMKVWRVVIVGCHPTSMLGTKLILEEGGGLIVQGMYSTWSEAVREVLEMKPDLVLADYQMPEGNVETVLPEMKNSSEHSHFIIMTEEDDKELFQPLLELGASGVLSKGASSNQLLLMIESLREGFLSVPLKWIQRGYRPVTSTRSLEGVMQLTQTEMFIMERIVQGITYDKIALEIEVSRRSIDNYLRKIYVKLDVTTRAQAIEKYALFSRQNKQIYA, encoded by the coding sequence ATGATGAAGGTTTGGCGGGTGGTCATCGTGGGTTGTCATCCCACAAGTATGCTGGGTACAAAGCTGATATTGGAGGAGGGGGGAGGACTTATCGTTCAGGGGATGTATTCCACCTGGAGCGAGGCCGTTAGAGAAGTGCTGGAAATGAAGCCGGATCTGGTACTGGCAGATTATCAAATGCCTGAGGGCAATGTGGAAACCGTGCTGCCGGAGATGAAAAATAGTTCAGAGCATTCACATTTCATCATCATGACCGAAGAGGATGACAAGGAATTATTCCAGCCCCTGCTGGAGCTCGGAGCCAGCGGTGTCCTGTCCAAAGGAGCTTCCTCCAACCAGCTGCTCTTAATGATCGAAAGTCTGCGCGAAGGTTTCCTGTCGGTTCCGCTGAAGTGGATTCAAAGGGGATACCGTCCGGTGACCTCGACACGGAGTCTGGAAGGTGTTATGCAGCTGACTCAGACTGAAATGTTCATAATGGAGCGGATTGTACAAGGAATTACTTACGACAAGATCGCTCTGGAGATAGAGGTAAGCCGTCGTTCCATCGATAACTACCTTCGGAAAATCTATGTAAAGCTTGACGTTACGACTCGGGCCCAGGCTATCGAGAAGTATGCGCTTTTCTCAAGGCAAAATAAGCAAATCTACGCGTAG
- a CDS encoding AbrB/MazE/SpoVT family DNA-binding domain-containing protein yields the protein MKPAGVVRKVDQLGRIVLPKSLRKRYQMNEGDPVEILVQGDHIILERYRPKCVFCGSMEGVSEYKDRYICAACLAEMTQLPRHA from the coding sequence ATGAAACCTGCTGGCGTAGTTCGTAAAGTAGATCAGCTGGGTAGAATTGTTCTGCCTAAGTCCCTGCGTAAAAGGTACCAAATGAATGAAGGCGACCCGGTAGAAATTCTGGTACAGGGCGACCATATCATTCTGGAGCGCTACCGTCCCAAGTGTGTATTTTGCGGATCTATGGAAGGTGTAAGCGAGTATAAAGATCGTTATATTTGCGCCGCATGCCTTGCAGAAATGACGCAATTGCCAAGACACGCCTAG
- a CDS encoding aminotransferase-like domain-containing protein — protein MKYEFSARAHTLLSSPLLSIRTQTRRSTLISLAEELPAEELFPLSLLAETASTVISADASALQYGDPEGYGPLRDWLTGDWLKGKGVAAPEGGVLLTTGSQQAIDLLSRVYIDPGDRVLVENPTSPGFLQALRMQGAVIIPVQGDRDGLLPDHLRTQIRQHRPKMLFATPSYTNPSGILWSLDRRKEVLELCIRNNVLIVEDDSYGDLHFQRAGTGGSPAVRYPSLYALENVSQGGHVLYIGSFSKTVAPALRTGWAAGSRELVGMMTAAKQMADWQSSLLNQRLLHHLLDVTAFDLREHIALLNREYNTRLKLMAELLKRPAWKHSDYALPEGGMFLWVSLPEGLDAMTLLKASLAKGVAFLPGQLCSVNGGGNRIRLNFSHPGRDELLLGMNLMSEAVTEFTARS, from the coding sequence ATGAAATATGAATTTTCTGCCCGCGCGCATACATTGCTATCTTCACCTCTGCTTAGTATCCGGACACAGACGCGGCGCAGCACATTAATCTCTCTGGCAGAAGAACTGCCTGCTGAAGAATTGTTCCCATTATCGCTGCTTGCGGAAACGGCCTCTACCGTAATATCGGCGGATGCCAGTGCGCTGCAATATGGCGATCCTGAGGGCTATGGTCCGCTGCGGGACTGGCTAACCGGGGACTGGCTGAAGGGAAAAGGAGTGGCTGCCCCGGAGGGCGGAGTTCTTCTGACAACGGGAAGTCAACAAGCTATCGATTTGCTGTCCCGGGTCTATATCGATCCCGGCGACCGTGTACTGGTGGAGAATCCGACTTCTCCGGGCTTTCTGCAGGCACTCCGCATGCAGGGGGCTGTCATTATTCCGGTACAGGGAGACCGGGATGGGCTGCTGCCTGATCATCTTCGCACCCAGATCCGCCAGCACCGGCCCAAAATGCTGTTCGCAACCCCGAGCTACACGAACCCGAGCGGGATCCTCTGGAGTCTGGATCGGCGCAAGGAAGTGCTCGAGCTGTGCATCCGGAATAACGTGCTGATCGTAGAGGATGATTCCTATGGCGATTTGCATTTCCAGCGGGCCGGTACCGGCGGATCTCCTGCCGTGCGGTATCCGTCATTGTATGCGCTGGAGAATGTCAGCCAAGGCGGGCATGTGCTCTACATCGGCTCATTCAGCAAGACGGTCGCGCCGGCCCTGCGGACAGGCTGGGCAGCCGGCAGCCGGGAGCTGGTCGGGATGATGACTGCTGCCAAGCAGATGGCTGACTGGCAGTCCAGCTTGCTGAACCAGCGGCTGCTGCATCATCTGCTGGATGTAACGGCATTTGATCTGCGTGAGCATATCGCTCTGTTGAACCGTGAATACAACACCCGCCTGAAACTAATGGCGGAGCTGCTGAAGCGTCCGGCTTGGAAGCATAGTGATTATGCGCTTCCCGAGGGCGGCATGTTCCTGTGGGTCTCCCTGCCGGAAGGGCTTGATGCAATGACACTGCTCAAAGCGTCGCTGGCCAAGGGGGTCGCGTTCCTGCCGGGCCAGCTATGCAGTGTAAATGGCGGCGGCAACCGCATCCGTCTTAACTTCAGCCATCCCGGCCGGGATGAGCTGCTGCTGGGGATGAACCTGATGAGTGAGGCGGTCACGGAGTTTACAGCGCGGAGCTGA
- a CDS encoding phosphodiester glycosidase family protein, which produces MMTPVKRVNRFFMLLTAPFLGLFIGLLWYQPPLTLNLNTDQYAAEPGPLELTAALKKDLLQAQNSASYTIDAIGASAQLYKKTTNAMNALVSTAAAQASRPEHIYNRRITARLGIPADVVSSDRITIELYRLNPGNYKAYALKIRLKDATAMKMSLAGDGTGQAETTMHAVARYGAVAGINAGGFADQGGRRYPLSTTIVGGKYVYGFEPTYKDLSFVGLNKSGRLIGGKFTSKSQLDQLEPVFGATFVPVLLKNSVRQAIPYKWMTSPKRAPRTVIGKYKDDQLLVLVADGYNENGNSGATLEEIQNKLWSMGVTDAYNLDGGGSSSLIFRGKVINDPSDGNLRQVPTNFLFFK; this is translated from the coding sequence ATGATGACGCCTGTAAAAAGAGTCAACCGCTTCTTCATGCTGCTGACGGCGCCTTTTCTTGGCTTATTTATTGGTCTTTTATGGTACCAGCCGCCACTGACCCTTAACCTGAACACTGATCAGTATGCCGCAGAGCCGGGGCCGCTCGAACTGACAGCAGCGCTCAAAAAGGATCTTCTGCAGGCACAGAATTCAGCGTCCTACACGATTGACGCCATCGGTGCCAGCGCCCAGCTCTATAAGAAGACTACTAACGCTATGAATGCACTGGTCTCAACAGCTGCAGCCCAGGCTTCCCGCCCGGAACATATCTATAACCGGCGGATCACGGCCCGGCTTGGCATACCTGCCGACGTCGTCAGCAGTGACCGGATTACGATTGAATTATACCGGCTGAACCCCGGCAACTATAAAGCTTACGCCCTTAAGATCAGGCTGAAGGATGCTACAGCAATGAAAATGAGCCTGGCCGGAGACGGCACCGGTCAAGCCGAGACCACGATGCATGCCGTGGCCCGTTATGGTGCGGTTGCGGGGATCAACGCCGGAGGTTTCGCCGATCAGGGAGGAAGACGGTACCCCTTGTCCACTACAATCGTGGGCGGCAAATATGTATACGGTTTTGAGCCGACCTACAAGGATCTCAGCTTCGTGGGTCTGAATAAATCGGGCCGGCTCATAGGGGGTAAATTCACCAGCAAATCGCAGCTTGACCAGCTGGAACCAGTGTTTGGGGCAACCTTTGTGCCGGTTCTCCTTAAGAACAGTGTACGGCAGGCGATTCCATATAAATGGATGACCAGTCCCAAACGTGCCCCCCGCACCGTTATCGGCAAATATAAAGATGATCAGCTGCTGGTTCTGGTTGCAGACGGATATAACGAGAACGGAAACTCCGGGGCTACCCTGGAAGAAATTCAGAACAAGCTATGGAGTATGGGGGTGACCGATGCCTATAATCTCGATGGCGGCGGTTCCTCATCCCTCATTTTCAGAGGCAAAGTGATTAACGACCCGTCTGACGGAAATCTCCGGCAGGTGCCAACCAACTTCCTGTTCTTTAAATAA
- the trmL gene encoding tRNA (uridine(34)/cytosine(34)/5-carboxymethylaminomethyluridine(34)-2'-O)-methyltransferase TrmL: MALHIVLVEPEIPANTGNIARTCAATGTHLHLVRPLGFRTDDATLKRAGLDYWHAVTIEYHDSFAEVQEKYSGGRFFYATTKAQKRYTDFAFRDGDFFVFGKETKGLPPEIIEAGKETAMRMPMGEAVRSLNLSNSAAIIVYEALRQMDFPQLF, from the coding sequence ATGGCATTACACATTGTGCTGGTTGAACCGGAAATTCCGGCAAATACAGGTAATATTGCCCGTACCTGTGCAGCCACAGGCACCCATCTCCACCTGGTCCGCCCGCTGGGCTTCCGGACCGACGACGCAACCTTGAAACGGGCAGGGCTTGATTACTGGCATGCCGTCACAATCGAATATCATGATTCGTTTGCGGAAGTGCAGGAAAAGTATAGCGGGGGACGCTTTTTCTATGCCACGACAAAGGCGCAGAAGCGCTACACGGATTTTGCTTTCCGGGACGGGGATTTTTTCGTATTCGGGAAGGAAACCAAGGGGTTGCCGCCCGAAATTATCGAAGCCGGCAAGGAAACCGCTATGCGGATGCCGATGGGAGAAGCTGTGAGATCGTTGAATTTATCCAATTCCGCAGCGATTATTGTTTACGAAGCCCTGCGTCAAATGGATTTTCCGCAACTTTTCTAA
- a CDS encoding PrkA family serine protein kinase, translated as MDIFERIASYRAENDRLAWSGTFKDYIELLKKDPSPAKTAHSRVYDMIKSHGVEDINGRKRYKFFEQEIFGLDRAVEKLVEEYFHSAARRLDVRKRILLLMGPVSGGKSTLVTLLKRGLEQYSRTDAGAVYAIEGCPMHEDPLHLIPLELRPEIERELGVRIEGNLCPSCQMRLKNEYRGDIEQVKVVRVILSEEERIGIGTFSPSDPKSQDIADLTGSIDFSTITEYGSESDPRAYRFDGELNKANRGVMEFQEMLKCDEKFLWNLLSLTQEGNFKAGRFALISADEMIIAHTNETEYKSFISNKKNEALQSRMIVMPVPYNLRVSEEEKIYAKLIAQSDMKHVHIAPHALRAAAIFSILTRLKDSKKQGMDLIKKLRMYDGEEVEGYKEADLKEMQSEYLDEGMSGIDPRYVINRISSALIKGDLQCMNALDVLRAIKDGLDQHPSITKEERERYLNFISIARKEYDILAKSEVQKAFVYSFEESAKTLFENYLDNIEAFCNWSKIRDPLTDEEMEPDERLMRSIEEQIGISENAKKAFREEILIRISAYSRKGKKFEYNNHDRLREAIEKKLFTDLKDIVKITTSSKTPDESQLKRINEVSRRLIDEHNYCPICANELLKYVGSLLNR; from the coding sequence ATGGATATTTTTGAGCGTATAGCTTCGTATCGGGCTGAGAACGACCGTTTGGCGTGGAGCGGCACCTTCAAGGACTATATAGAACTATTGAAAAAAGACCCCTCTCCCGCTAAAACGGCTCATTCCCGCGTATACGACATGATCAAGTCACACGGCGTAGAAGACATCAACGGACGCAAACGGTATAAGTTTTTTGAACAGGAGATTTTTGGGCTCGACCGTGCGGTAGAGAAGCTGGTGGAGGAGTATTTCCATTCTGCCGCCCGCCGTCTCGACGTCCGCAAACGGATCCTGCTGCTCATGGGACCGGTCAGCGGCGGTAAATCGACACTGGTAACTCTGCTGAAACGGGGTCTGGAGCAATATTCACGGACGGATGCAGGAGCGGTGTATGCGATTGAAGGCTGCCCGATGCATGAAGATCCGCTGCACCTGATTCCGCTGGAGCTGCGCCCGGAGATTGAGCGGGAACTCGGGGTACGCATTGAGGGCAATCTGTGCCCCTCCTGCCAAATGCGGCTCAAAAATGAATACCGCGGCGACATTGAACAGGTCAAAGTCGTGCGTGTGATTCTCTCGGAAGAAGAGCGCATCGGCATCGGGACCTTCAGTCCGTCTGATCCGAAGTCGCAGGATATCGCCGATCTAACCGGCAGCATCGACTTTTCCACCATTACCGAATACGGCTCGGAATCCGATCCGCGGGCCTACCGCTTCGACGGGGAGCTGAATAAGGCCAACCGCGGGGTGATGGAGTTCCAGGAAATGCTGAAGTGCGACGAGAAATTCCTCTGGAACCTGCTCTCGCTGACCCAGGAAGGCAACTTCAAGGCGGGCCGGTTCGCACTGATTTCGGCGGATGAAATGATCATCGCCCATACGAATGAAACGGAGTACAAATCCTTCATCTCCAACAAAAAGAATGAGGCGCTCCAGTCCCGTATGATCGTCATGCCGGTGCCTTACAACCTTAGAGTGTCGGAAGAGGAAAAAATCTACGCCAAGCTGATCGCCCAGAGTGACATGAAGCATGTGCATATTGCCCCGCACGCCTTGCGGGCCGCTGCGATTTTCTCCATCCTGACGCGCCTGAAGGACAGCAAAAAGCAGGGGATGGACCTGATCAAAAAGCTGCGGATGTACGACGGGGAAGAGGTAGAGGGCTACAAAGAAGCCGATCTTAAGGAAATGCAGTCGGAATACCTGGATGAAGGCATGTCCGGCATTGACCCGCGGTATGTGATCAACCGGATTTCCAGTGCTCTTATCAAAGGCGACCTGCAGTGCATGAACGCGCTGGATGTGCTGCGGGCCATCAAAGACGGGCTGGATCAGCATCCTTCGATCACGAAGGAGGAACGCGAGCGGTACCTGAACTTTATTTCCATCGCCCGCAAGGAATATGATATTCTGGCCAAAAGCGAAGTGCAGAAGGCCTTCGTCTACTCTTTTGAAGAATCGGCCAAAACGCTGTTTGAGAACTATCTCGACAACATTGAAGCGTTCTGCAACTGGAGTAAAATCCGCGATCCGCTGACCGATGAGGAGATGGAACCGGATGAGCGGCTGATGCGCTCGATTGAGGAGCAGATCGGAATTTCCGAAAATGCCAAAAAGGCGTTCCGCGAAGAAATCCTGATCCGCATTTCGGCATATTCCCGCAAAGGCAAAAAGTTCGAATACAATAACCACGACCGGCTGCGTGAGGCGATTGAGAAAAAGCTGTTCACCGACCTGAAGGATATTGTCAAGATCACCACCTCCTCCAAAACGCCGGATGAAAGCCAGCTCAAACGCATCAATGAGGTAAGTAGACGACTGATTGACGAGCATAACTACTGCCCGATCTGCGCGAATGAGCTGCTGAAATATGTCGGAAGCCTGCTGAACCGCTAA